A part of Thermodesulfobacteriota bacterium genomic DNA contains:
- a CDS encoding Wzz/FepE/Etk N-terminal domain-containing protein, translating to MNDPVATALVDSTAPAGGVGEINLLDLLLVILAARRIILGLALAAGAAAAAVAFGLLPNVYRSEATLTVLPGTKQTDLAAAGGLGGMATDLFGGGGSKELARLEVTAKSRELARRVIAEHDLMPVLFPKLWDPQVKTWRGQKIPTEQDGIRRLMAMRSVTTEVKKGVLVLAVEHRDPVMAKAMVEWYLGGLSEILREAVLREAIDNQRFFQEQLQHTADALLRDKLAGLLAKEIERETFARAQHYYSFEVVDPPLQIDEDKKVRPNRPLICVMAVVVALAFGVIAAFLREFGRSMKANADPAQLARLRQALPWGTRWLAS from the coding sequence ATGAATGATCCGGTTGCCACAGCACTTGTGGATTCAACGGCACCAGCGGGCGGTGTGGGGGAGATCAACCTCCTGGACCTTCTGTTGGTGATCCTCGCCGCCAGGCGCATCATCCTTGGCTTGGCTCTGGCGGCCGGGGCTGCCGCGGCTGCTGTCGCCTTCGGACTGCTCCCGAATGTCTATCGCTCGGAGGCGACCCTGACCGTGCTTCCAGGCACGAAGCAGACGGACCTGGCCGCGGCAGGCGGTCTCGGTGGCATGGCTACCGACCTGTTCGGTGGGGGCGGCAGCAAGGAACTGGCCCGGCTCGAGGTCACGGCGAAAAGTCGAGAGCTGGCGCGCCGGGTGATCGCCGAGCACGACCTGATGCCCGTTCTGTTTCCAAAGCTGTGGGATCCCCAAGTCAAGACATGGCGGGGGCAGAAGATACCCACCGAGCAGGATGGCATCAGACGGTTGATGGCCATGCGCTCGGTGACCACGGAGGTCAAGAAGGGGGTGCTGGTGCTGGCCGTCGAGCATCGGGATCCAGTCATGGCTAAGGCGATGGTGGAGTGGTACCTGGGCGGACTGAGCGAGATCCTTCGAGAGGCGGTCCTGCGGGAGGCCATCGACAACCAGCGATTCTTTCAGGAGCAGCTGCAGCATACGGCCGATGCTCTGTTGCGGGACAAGCTGGCCGGCCTGCTCGCCAAGGAGATAGAGCGGGAGACCTTCGCCCGTGCCCAACACTACTACAGCTTCGAGGTGGTGGACCCGCCGTTGCAGATAGACGAGGACAAGAAGGTGCGTCCGAATCGGCCGCTTATTTGTGTCATGGCGGTGGTGGTCGCCTTGGCCTTTGGGGTGATCGCAGCTTTTCTGCGGGAATTCGGGCGGAGTATGAAGGCCAACGCTGACCCGGCGCAACTGGCTCGTCTGCGGCAGGCTCTGCCCTGGGGCACCCGCTGGTTGGCCTCCTGA
- the gspG gene encoding type II secretion system major pseudopilin GspG, with the protein MHRATPRRLRCARQKGFSLIELLVVIVILGMLASLVGPRLFGKLGMAKQKTAKTQIEMLMTALDAYRLDVGSYPSQGEGLEALVRNPGSDRWTGPYLAKDLPRDPWDRGYHYQNPGEHGEVDIFSYGNDDRPGGDGEDADVGSWQ; encoded by the coding sequence ATGCATCGTGCCACCCCTCGTCGTCTTCGCTGTGCCCGTCAGAAGGGCTTTTCCCTCATCGAGCTTCTGGTGGTTATCGTCATCCTGGGGATGCTGGCCTCTCTGGTGGGGCCCCGTCTCTTCGGCAAGCTGGGCATGGCCAAGCAGAAGACGGCCAAGACCCAGATCGAGATGCTGATGACGGCCCTGGACGCTTACCGGCTGGACGTGGGCAGCTATCCGTCCCAGGGCGAGGGCCTGGAGGCCCTGGTGAGAAACCCGGGCAGTGACCGCTGGACTGGGCCGTATCTGGCCAAGGATCTGCCCCGGGATCCCTGGGACCGCGGCTACCACTACCAGAACCCCGGCGAGCATGGCGAGGTGGATATCTTTTCCTACGGCAACGACGATCGGCCTGGAGGCGATGGCGAGGATGCCGATGTCGGCAGCTGGCAGTGA
- a CDS encoding nucleotidyltransferase domain-containing protein: MGIPGKAYRATREEKTRIRAALAAALEARPEIRFAWLHGSFLGDLAFHDIDVAVITAGRPDNPLLQAAQLAGALGELAAYPVDVRIVNEAPVSFLFSVIRGEILVDRDPEERCRFAEEVARRYLDIKPILVQATREAFGRAP; the protein is encoded by the coding sequence ATGGGTATTCCAGGGAAGGCCTACCGTGCGACCCGGGAGGAGAAGACCAGGATCCGTGCCGCCCTTGCCGCGGCCCTGGAGGCGCGGCCGGAGATCCGCTTCGCCTGGTTGCACGGCTCGTTCCTGGGCGATCTGGCCTTTCACGATATCGACGTCGCGGTCATCACGGCTGGCCGGCCGGACAACCCGTTGCTCCAGGCCGCCCAGCTGGCCGGAGCCCTCGGCGAGCTGGCCGCTTATCCGGTGGACGTGCGCATCGTCAACGAGGCGCCAGTGTCCTTTCTGTTCTCGGTGATCCGCGGCGAAATCCTCGTGGACCGGGACCCGGAGGAGCGCTGCCGTTTTGCGGAGGAGGTGGCCAGGCGCTACCTGGACATCAAGCCGATTTTAGTGCAGGCCACCCGGGAGGCCTTCGGCCGTGCCCCTTGA
- a CDS encoding polysaccharide biosynthesis protein has protein sequence MAHPLAGSRIFITGACGTVGSELIRQLLGNPLYDPAEVIGIDNNESELFFLDQRYLADSRASFFLGDIRDRDKLYRRMRGIDIVFHAAALKHVILCERSPFEAVQTNILGVQNIIAAAFENRVRKVIFTSSDKAVNPTNVMGTSKLMGERLMTAANSSRGEGGPVFTSTRFGNVLGSRGSVIPIFRQQIARGGPVTLTHREMTRFVMSIEEAVRLVIDSVELARGGEVFITKMPVVTIEDLAAVMIEELAPQHGRDPRTIEVSEIGVKPGEKLYEELMNGEETRRAVELGRYFVVLPAFRGLYEGIGYDYPDVLSTTVTNPYVSSRETAIDRETVRSFLRQNGLLGQDNES, from the coding sequence TTGGCACATCCACTCGCGGGATCGCGAATCTTCATCACCGGTGCTTGCGGTACGGTAGGCTCGGAGCTGATCCGGCAGCTGCTGGGCAATCCCTTGTACGATCCGGCTGAGGTTATCGGCATCGACAACAACGAAAGTGAGCTCTTCTTCCTGGATCAGCGGTATCTCGCCGATTCGCGCGCCAGTTTCTTCCTCGGGGACATCCGGGACCGGGATAAGTTGTATCGCCGCATGCGCGGAATTGACATCGTCTTCCACGCTGCGGCCCTTAAGCATGTGATTCTTTGTGAACGTTCCCCTTTCGAGGCGGTGCAAACCAACATCCTGGGGGTTCAAAATATCATCGCCGCCGCCTTCGAGAACCGGGTCCGCAAGGTGATCTTCACGAGTTCCGACAAGGCGGTCAACCCCACCAATGTCATGGGCACCTCCAAGCTTATGGGCGAGCGACTTATGACCGCGGCTAACAGTAGCCGGGGCGAAGGCGGCCCAGTCTTCACCTCCACCCGCTTCGGCAATGTCCTCGGCTCGCGGGGCTCGGTGATACCCATCTTCCGGCAGCAGATCGCCCGGGGAGGGCCAGTCACCTTGACCCACCGGGAGATGACCCGCTTCGTCATGAGCATTGAGGAGGCGGTGCGCCTGGTGATTGATTCCGTGGAGCTGGCGCGGGGTGGTGAGGTGTTCATCACCAAGATGCCAGTGGTCACCATCGAGGACTTGGCTGCGGTGATGATCGAGGAACTGGCCCCCCAGCATGGGCGCGACCCCCGAACCATCGAGGTGTCGGAGATCGGCGTCAAGCCTGGCGAGAAGCTCTATGAGGAGCTCATGAACGGCGAGGAGACCCGTCGCGCTGTGGAACTGGGTCGCTATTTCGTGGTGCTGCCGGCGTTTCGTGGCCTGTACGAAGGCATCGGCTACGACTACCCTGACGTGCTCTCCACCACCGTCACCAACCCCTACGTCTCCTCCCGGGAGACGGCCATCGACCGGGAGACGGTTCGCTCGTTCTTGCGGCAGAACGGCCTGCTCGGGCAAGACAACGAGTCCTGA
- a CDS encoding DUF6883 domain-containing protein, protein MSIPGFEIASIPPAKIAEYILSLRHPVGKAKAKFFRSHGYSDENTQIFAEDLRRIAAVGRVVEQESTPYGMKYVIEGSIVTPRSTTIVVRTVWFADREGGPPRFVTAYYPGGERR, encoded by the coding sequence ATGTCTATTCCTGGCTTCGAAATTGCGTCGATCCCGCCGGCGAAGATAGCCGAATACATACTCTCGTTACGCCATCCGGTCGGGAAAGCGAAGGCCAAGTTTTTCCGTTCTCACGGGTATTCTGACGAAAACACACAGATTTTCGCCGAGGATCTCCGCCGTATCGCCGCCGTGGGGCGGGTCGTCGAACAGGAGAGCACACCATACGGGATGAAGTATGTCATCGAAGGCTCTATAGTTACCCCGAGAAGCACAACCATCGTGGTGAGAACCGTCTGGTTCGCCGATCGTGAAGGCGGTCCGCCGCGATTTGTAACCGCTTATTATCCCGGAGGAGAACGAAGATGA
- a CDS encoding DUF4926 domain-containing protein has translation MIQELDTVVLAHDIEEHGLSTGDIGAVVLSHSDGEAFEVEFVTGEGQTVAVLTLRAQEIRPMQAHEILHARQLAA, from the coding sequence ATGATTCAAGAACTGGATACGGTGGTTTTGGCGCACGATATCGAGGAGCACGGGCTGAGCACTGGCGACATCGGGGCGGTCGTGCTGTCCCATAGCGACGGAGAGGCGTTCGAGGTGGAGTTCGTGACGGGCGAAGGCCAAACGGTTGCGGTTCTGACTCTCCGAGCACAAGAAATACGACCTATGCAAGCTCACGAAATTCTCCACGCACGTCAACTCGCGGCATAG
- a CDS encoding DUF86 domain-containing protein, whose amino-acid sequence MVDRDLVCAKAGAIARHLDRVRSKRDVPLDVFVADLDRQESVLFNLQMAVQGCIDLAAHLVSDLDLGVAGSTSELFYLLEREGILDPALVEQMVRAVGFRNLLVHEYARIDLGQVHRIAQDVVATLESFLAVIGGRWL is encoded by the coding sequence TCGTCTGCGCCAAGGCCGGAGCCATCGCCCGGCATCTCGACCGGGTCCGCAGCAAGCGGGACGTGCCCCTGGACGTTTTTGTGGCTGACCTGGACCGTCAGGAAAGCGTCCTTTTCAACTTGCAAATGGCGGTGCAGGGGTGCATCGACCTGGCAGCCCACCTGGTGAGCGACCTGGATCTTGGGGTGGCCGGCAGCACGAGTGAGCTCTTCTATCTGTTGGAGCGGGAGGGGATCCTCGATCCGGCCCTCGTGGAGCAGATGGTACGGGCCGTGGGGTTCCGCAACCTGCTGGTGCACGAATACGCTCGCATCGACCTGGGCCAAGTCCATCGCATTGCCCAGGACGTGGTCGCCACCCTCGAGAGTTTTCTGGCCGTCATTGGCGGGCGTTGGCTGTGA
- a CDS encoding DUF86 domain-containing protein — translation MPLDPELVRTRCQEITDSVARLQRIGVEPLERFLADADLQDIACYRLQIAIEAALALCYHVAARRLRIVPEDYAACFRALAVHGLLPGDLAERLQRMARLRNLLVHMYWKVDYRMIRDIIQRHLGDLAQFVDLIVDLG, via the coding sequence GTGCCCCTTGACCCGGAGCTGGTCCGGACCCGATGCCAGGAGATCACCGACTCCGTTGCCCGCCTGCAACGGATCGGTGTCGAGCCGCTGGAGCGCTTCCTGGCCGATGCGGATCTTCAGGACATCGCCTGCTACCGGCTGCAGATCGCCATTGAGGCGGCGCTGGCCCTCTGTTACCATGTTGCGGCCCGCCGGCTGCGTATCGTGCCCGAGGACTATGCCGCCTGCTTTCGCGCTTTGGCTGTCCACGGTCTTCTGCCCGGGGACCTGGCTGAGCGGCTGCAAAGAATGGCGCGGCTCCGCAACCTCCTGGTGCACATGTACTGGAAGGTGGACTACCGGATGATTCGTGATATCATCCAGCGGCACCTTGGCGATCTGGCGCAGTTCGTGGACCTGATCGTTGACCTGGGCTGA
- a CDS encoding SLBB domain-containing protein: MAWLLLAASPAGAQEGAAAIAQSPAVQAAVASGQVTPAQVQQGLQMLESGQISPEQAAAARERLAHGTLTPAEIETGRRLLEGARQSETASGAAPDATGGEAGPEQQRAPEGIVAGQPAFAQRMFGPAAKGLTIFGQDLFSRPAETFSPLRDVPVSEDYVVGPGDAIKVIMWGRLEGSYELEVTPEGEINFPKLGTLSVAGLTLREVKALISQQAESITGVSVSVSMGKLRTIQVFVLGEVKRPGLYSVSALATAVHALLAAGGPTPLGSLRGLELKRNGEITSRIDLYRFLQRGDISDDTRLMAGDVVFVPAVGPLVAVTGNVKRPGIYEMQGERTLQGVLALAGGLAPRAYNQRLQIERAFANQQEIILDIPYDTVEKQQPVPVADGDVVKVFSLMPVAANAVTLIGNVARPGEYAFRPGLRVRDVLPDVESLLPDAHYSYALIKRYHLQDMSTELIPFDLGALLAGVPGSHNIALQPMDEIHVFSKWAFEDKPKALIEGEVRKPGSYPVERMRVKDLIQKAGSLTETAYLAKAELIRTDEAQRQHTLYFDVAAALADDPQHNLAVQNLDRVRIHSVWEERWQEFASIDGEIKEPKAYPLTQGMRVKDLVFKAGGFTRDASMTTGHLYRTDWRTKEVTILTFELDKALAGDPDYNLILQDLDRVVVHSVWEYKEHHTVQAKGMLNKPGSYPYAANMTVRDLVLVAGSPREAAYLDRAEIVRYRIVDGRQVETSLVEINLRQALAGDLRHNIALQPWDVLTVKRIPEWGETAEVRISGEVNFPGSYTIRKGERLSSLIERAGGFTPLAYFRGARFTRESARVQQQERMSELVDRLAGELARGATQELTETLTKEDIEAEKQTMDAQRTLIERLRRIKATGRVVMKLAPGPGFADSEFDVLLEDGDDLHVPPVRRTVAVLGEVYNPTTLICGLEGTTITVALGQTGGPTKYAEEDEIYVIQADGSVHGKRQRGYVTTVFSSFEDRPLYPGDTLVVPPKLIHTSLKRDIKDVTSILYEMAVAAGIVITQVFD, translated from the coding sequence GTGGCATGGCTGCTACTGGCCGCCAGCCCCGCAGGGGCCCAGGAGGGCGCTGCCGCCATCGCCCAGTCACCGGCGGTACAGGCCGCGGTGGCCTCCGGCCAAGTGACCCCGGCCCAGGTGCAGCAGGGCCTGCAGATGCTGGAAAGCGGGCAGATCAGCCCCGAACAGGCGGCAGCTGCTCGGGAGCGGTTGGCCCACGGCACCCTCACCCCCGCCGAGATCGAGACCGGTCGCCGGCTCCTGGAAGGCGCGCGGCAGTCCGAGACCGCGAGCGGGGCGGCTCCCGATGCCACGGGCGGCGAAGCCGGACCGGAGCAGCAGCGGGCGCCGGAGGGCATCGTAGCCGGGCAGCCGGCCTTTGCCCAGCGGATGTTCGGTCCGGCTGCCAAGGGTCTCACCATCTTCGGCCAGGATCTCTTCTCCCGGCCGGCCGAGACCTTCTCGCCCCTGCGGGATGTGCCGGTGTCCGAGGACTATGTGGTCGGCCCTGGCGACGCCATCAAGGTGATCATGTGGGGCCGCCTGGAAGGCAGCTACGAGCTGGAGGTGACCCCGGAGGGGGAGATCAACTTCCCGAAGCTGGGCACCCTGAGTGTCGCTGGCCTCACCTTGCGGGAGGTCAAGGCCCTCATCAGCCAGCAGGCGGAGAGCATCACCGGCGTGTCGGTGAGCGTCTCCATGGGCAAGCTGCGCACCATCCAGGTCTTCGTTCTGGGCGAAGTGAAGCGGCCGGGACTGTACTCCGTGAGCGCCCTGGCCACGGCGGTGCACGCCTTGCTCGCCGCCGGCGGTCCTACGCCCCTGGGCTCCCTGCGGGGCCTGGAGCTGAAGCGCAACGGCGAGATTACCAGCCGCATCGATCTCTACCGCTTCCTCCAGCGGGGCGACATCAGTGACGACACCCGTCTCATGGCAGGCGACGTGGTGTTTGTTCCGGCGGTGGGCCCCCTGGTGGCGGTGACCGGCAACGTCAAGCGGCCAGGCATCTACGAGATGCAAGGTGAGCGAACCCTGCAGGGGGTGCTGGCCCTGGCTGGCGGCCTGGCGCCCCGGGCCTACAACCAGCGGCTGCAGATCGAGCGGGCCTTCGCCAACCAGCAGGAGATCATCCTCGACATCCCGTACGACACGGTGGAGAAGCAGCAGCCGGTGCCCGTGGCGGACGGCGACGTGGTCAAGGTCTTCTCCCTCATGCCGGTTGCCGCCAACGCCGTGACCCTGATCGGCAACGTGGCCCGGCCGGGCGAGTACGCCTTCCGGCCCGGCCTGCGGGTGCGGGATGTGCTGCCGGACGTGGAGAGCCTGCTGCCAGACGCCCATTACTCGTATGCCCTCATCAAGCGCTACCACTTGCAGGACATGAGCACCGAGCTCATCCCTTTCGACTTGGGTGCTCTCCTGGCAGGGGTGCCGGGCAGCCACAACATCGCCCTCCAGCCCATGGATGAGATCCATGTCTTTTCGAAATGGGCCTTCGAAGACAAGCCCAAGGCCCTTATCGAGGGGGAGGTGCGGAAGCCCGGCAGCTACCCGGTGGAGCGGATGCGGGTCAAGGATCTCATCCAGAAAGCCGGCAGCCTCACCGAGACCGCCTATCTTGCCAAGGCCGAGCTGATCCGCACCGACGAGGCCCAGAGACAACACACCCTGTACTTCGACGTTGCCGCTGCCCTGGCCGATGATCCCCAGCACAACTTGGCCGTGCAGAACCTGGATCGGGTGCGGATCCATTCGGTGTGGGAGGAGCGCTGGCAGGAATTCGCCAGCATCGATGGCGAGATCAAGGAGCCCAAGGCCTATCCCCTCACCCAGGGCATGCGGGTCAAGGACTTGGTCTTCAAGGCCGGCGGCTTCACTCGGGATGCCTCCATGACCACCGGCCATCTCTATCGTACCGACTGGCGCACCAAGGAGGTGACCATCCTCACCTTCGAGCTGGACAAGGCCCTGGCCGGCGATCCGGACTACAACCTCATCCTCCAGGATTTGGACCGGGTGGTGGTTCACAGTGTCTGGGAATACAAGGAGCACCATACCGTGCAGGCCAAGGGCATGCTGAACAAGCCCGGCTCCTATCCCTATGCCGCCAATATGACCGTCCGCGACCTGGTACTGGTGGCCGGCAGCCCCCGAGAGGCTGCCTATCTGGACCGCGCCGAGATCGTCCGCTACCGGATCGTCGACGGCCGCCAGGTGGAGACATCCCTCGTCGAGATCAACCTCCGCCAGGCCCTGGCGGGCGACTTGCGGCACAATATCGCCTTGCAGCCCTGGGACGTGCTCACCGTCAAACGGATCCCGGAGTGGGGCGAGACCGCCGAGGTGCGGATCTCTGGGGAGGTGAATTTCCCAGGCTCCTACACCATCCGCAAAGGGGAACGATTGAGTTCCCTCATCGAGCGGGCGGGCGGCTTCACGCCCCTGGCCTACTTCCGGGGCGCCCGCTTTACCCGGGAATCGGCCCGGGTCCAGCAGCAGGAGCGCATGAGTGAGCTGGTGGATCGCCTGGCCGGTGAGCTGGCCCGGGGCGCCACCCAGGAACTCACCGAGACCCTGACCAAAGAGGATATCGAGGCCGAGAAGCAGACCATGGACGCCCAGCGCACCCTCATCGAGCGGCTGCGCAGGATCAAGGCCACCGGCCGTGTTGTCATGAAGCTGGCCCCCGGACCGGGGTTTGCGGACAGCGAGTTTGACGTGCTCCTGGAAGACGGCGACGATCTGCATGTACCGCCGGTCCGCCGTACTGTGGCCGTCCTGGGCGAGGTCTACAACCCCACCACCCTGATTTGCGGCCTGGAGGGCACCACCATTACCGTGGCCCTGGGCCAGACCGGCGGGCCCACCAAGTACGCCGAAGAGGACGAAATCTATGTCATCCAGGCCGACGGCTCGGTGCATGGCAAGAGACAACGCGGCTACGTGACTACCGTCTTCTCCAGCTTCGAGGACCGGCCTCTCTATCCCGGCGACACCCTGGTGGTACCACCGAAGCTCATCCACACCAGCCTGAAGCGGGACATCAAGGACGTCACCTCCATCCTCTATGAGATGGCGGTGGCGGCTGGCATTGTCATCACTCAGGTGTTCGATTGA
- a CDS encoding RNA-binding domain-containing protein, whose protein sequence is MELLDRVERLIAQAENSGVEFKSAGAHPDSLARELVAFANSQGGTILLGIDDAGRVEGLDDSRSWEEWIANIARQNVVPPLSPTYQEVVWQGKRLAVIDVPKGKERPYQTSRNLFLVRVGSTSRAASQGELMRLFQQAGVFHYDLTGVEKTGIRDLNLAKIAVYFQRYDIDLAQEEDPASLLRNTDILTETGEATVAGLLVFGIQPQRHLRNSSISFAHYAGRRPDAELVDRQVIEGNLDYQVDTALAVIRNNLRQPSVIEGAQRRELEPTYPDKVFRELLVNACVHRNYAIAGSRTRVLLFDDRLEVISPGRLPNTVTVEKLRRGVSYAVNPVIVKFMENLRYIDKLGPGLPMVCQEAERRGRQVAMAEVGEEFQVVLPM, encoded by the coding sequence ATGGAACTGCTTGACCGGGTCGAGCGACTGATCGCTCAGGCTGAAAACAGCGGCGTCGAATTCAAGTCCGCCGGAGCGCATCCGGACTCGCTGGCCCGCGAACTGGTCGCCTTTGCCAACTCCCAGGGGGGAACCATCCTGCTCGGCATCGATGATGCTGGCAGGGTCGAGGGGCTGGATGACTCACGCTCATGGGAGGAGTGGATCGCCAACATCGCGCGCCAGAACGTGGTGCCACCCCTGTCGCCGACGTACCAGGAGGTGGTCTGGCAGGGGAAGCGTCTGGCGGTCATCGATGTCCCCAAGGGCAAGGAAAGGCCCTACCAGACCAGCCGTAACCTCTTCCTGGTGCGGGTGGGATCCACGAGCCGGGCGGCATCTCAGGGGGAGCTGATGCGCCTGTTTCAGCAGGCAGGCGTCTTCCATTACGATCTGACCGGGGTCGAGAAGACCGGTATCCGGGATCTGAACCTGGCCAAGATCGCGGTCTATTTTCAGCGTTACGACATCGATCTTGCCCAGGAAGAAGACCCTGCGAGCCTGTTGCGCAACACCGACATCCTCACCGAGACTGGCGAGGCGACGGTGGCCGGCCTTCTGGTCTTTGGCATCCAACCGCAGCGCCACCTGCGGAACAGCAGCATCAGCTTCGCCCACTATGCCGGTCGCCGGCCGGATGCCGAGCTGGTGGACCGCCAGGTCATCGAAGGGAACCTGGATTACCAGGTGGATACGGCGCTGGCAGTGATCCGGAACAACCTCCGACAGCCCTCGGTCATCGAAGGGGCACAGCGGCGGGAGCTGGAGCCAACCTATCCGGACAAGGTCTTTCGGGAGCTTCTGGTCAACGCCTGCGTGCACCGCAATTATGCCATTGCCGGCTCCCGGACCCGGGTGCTGCTGTTCGACGACCGGCTGGAGGTCATCAGCCCGGGTCGGCTGCCCAACACCGTCACCGTCGAAAAGCTTCGCCGGGGGGTTTCCTATGCGGTCAACCCGGTGATCGTCAAGTTCATGGAGAACCTGCGGTACATCGACAAGCTTGGACCTGGCCTGCCCATGGTCTGCCAGGAGGCCGAAAGACGGGGGCGCCAGGTCGCCATGGCCGAGGTGGGCGAGGAGTTCCAGGTGGTGTTGCCGATGTGA